From the Taeniopygia guttata chromosome 20, bTaeGut7.mat, whole genome shotgun sequence genome, one window contains:
- the EIF6 gene encoding eukaryotic translation initiation factor 6: MAVRASFENNNELGCFAKLTNAYCLVAIGGSENFYSVFEGELFGTIPVVHASIAGCRIIGRMCVGNRHGLLVPSSTTDQELQHIRNSLPDSVRIQRVEERLSALGNVTTCNDYVALVHPDLDRETEEILADVLKVEVFRQTVADQVLVGSYCVFSNQGGIVHPKTSIDDQDELSSLLQVPLVAGTVNRGSEVIAAGMVVNDWCAFCGLDTTSTELSVIESIFRLNEAQPSTIATNMRDSLIDSLT; this comes from the exons ATGGCGGTCCGCGCCAGCTTCGAGAACAACAACGAGCTGGGCTGTTTCGCCAAGCTCACCAACGCCTATTGCCTCGTGGCCATCGGCGGCTCCGAGAACTTCTACAG CGTGTTCGAGGGGGAGCTCTTCGGGACCATCCCGGTGGTTCACGCCTCCATCGCCGGCTGCCGCATCATCGGCAGGATGTGTGTGG GGAACAGACACGGGCTGCTGGTCCCGAGCAGCACGACagaccaggagctgcagcacatccGCAACAGCCTCCCCGACTCTGTGCGCATCCAGCGCGTGGAGGAGCGGCTCTCGGCCCTGGGCAACGTCACCACCTGCAATGACTACGTGGCTCTGGTCCACCCAGATCTGGACAGG GAGACAGAAGAGATCCTGGCAGATGTGCTGAAGGTGGAGGTGTTCAGACAAACAGTAGCAGACCAGGTGCTGGTTGGAAGTTACTGTGTTTTTAGTAACCAAGGAGGAATTGTGCACCCCAAAACTTCAATCGATGACCAGGATGAGCTGTCTTCTTTGCTGCAGGTCCCACTTGTG GCGGGGACGGTGAACCGCGGCAGCGAGGTGATCGCGGCAGGGATGGTGGTCAACGACTGGTGCGCCTTCTGCGGGCTGGACACCACCAGCACCGAACTCTCCGTCATCGAGAGCATCTTCAGGCTCAACGAGGCTCAGCCAAGCACCATTGCCACCAACATGAGGGATTCCCTGATTGACAG CCTGACATGA